The Vitis vinifera cultivar Pinot Noir 40024 chromosome 18, ASM3070453v1 region tctaaaaaatttgaaatatgtatataaacaaacaaacatatatACATCTATTATTGTTAACTTGTGAATGAGAAATGGATtcaaaaaagtataaatttagCAAAATCAATACCATAATTTTATCTTCAACTCATTGCATTGGGTCAAGATGAATTCCTCTACTAAAAcatttgaaaggaaaattttgcaGTTGAGATGTTCGTCTTCTCTTGAATTTGATAGTTTATTCTTAAGTTAAGATTCCTCCTTCCCTTTATAAAATTAAGTGGAGTGTGACTATAAATTGATTAAGAGtttaatcaaaattgaaaatttacttGAAACATCTTACTTGCCTCAATGCATAAGGATGCATGCGTGACCAATTGAGTTTGGGCCTTCAAGTCATTTGAGCTGTTCACCTTCAATTGCTTGAGCTTGATATATTCCTTCTAGACATCAACTATACCCACGACTAatgcattacattatttaattttctgttttaaatTGGTTTAATAGAATAACTAATGCTTTAGAAATGATaacttttaaactaaaaaaaatcaatccaaaCAACTTTGGTTCATGAAAtcaatatcataatttaatttttaactcaTTTGGAACACCTAAGAACCTAGAACAACCTCTCAAAATAttctaaagcaaaatatttgaaattgaaatgttCTTCCCCGCCTAATTTGATTACTCATTCTTACTTTGAGACTCTTATCTCCTTTTGAGACCAAGAAATATAGAGtacaaaattgaataaaatgCGAGTTCAAATAGGTAAGACTTTAATCACAattcaaaattgacttgaaatattttatttagttagaaCTTCCATGACTTAACCATTCAAGTTCAAGGCTAATGTGTAATTTCCTCTATAACTTATTTAACTCAATGTTTAGTATTTTGAAATTAACAATGCAATCAAGCTGAACCTAAAAATACCCAAAAACAAGTCCTAAtagatgtgattttttttaataaaacaaaattcggATTTTAGACTTAATGGAGGCCTTGGACTTTCAAAATAGGGTagctaggaaaaaaaataagagaagaaaaagtaatgaaaatCATTGGAAAGAATTTAAGCCCGTTAAATCACTTAGCAAGAGCTTACCAAAAGAGAGGTGGCTTACCAAAAGCTTGAGATGAATGTTTAGCATCTTCTACAGCATATCCATTGAACAAATTTGCAAATTAAGAAGCTCCATTCACTTGTGCATTTGGTCCTCTTCATCATCTTGGGCATCAACAACATTATCATTAATATTTTGTGTTATTGTATCCATTGGAGAATGGTTGTTGCCCATACATTGTATGTCGTCACAGCTTCTCTGTGCATTAACATCAGCATCAAGTACTGATTTGGTGCCACAGCTTCTCTGCACATCAAGGTACCGTGTCTTTGCTGCATGCTGCATGATTGTACTTGATGCCTTTTATATTGGTATCGTGGGAGGTGGCAAAACAAACTGCCTCTCCAAGGAGGTATCCTCTGACATTATGAAAGAAAGAGAGGGTGATGGAGAAATCTTCCCATAAAGACAAATGTAGTGTATAGTTGTGCAAGCTTTAACAGAATCTTCTGGTCTCGCAGCCCAACATTGATCTTCAACCAATTGGCGATCTCAACAAGCCTTGAAAACTTACCCATCATCTTTCACATGCTCTCCTGATAGATTGGCTGCCTCTGTCAATGCACCCCTCCACCTTTGCACcatctctttcttctcttttgtaTCTTCTTTATAATTCTTAAAGGCTTCTCCAAAACTTCCTGTTTGCTTTCGTACATGGGATGGACCAACATGGTAGAAAATTGAGAGGACGATTTGTCCCATTTCTTTCCTGCACTCCATGATCTTAACAAGCTCATTTAAACACCATCTTGAATCAGCATAGTTTTTAGAGAAAACGATTACGGAAAACCTTGATCTTTCAATGACTTTGAAGAGTTCTGACCCAATCTCTTCTCCTCTCTTAAGTTTATCATCTCTGAAGGTgcgattgcctctcttaagcaAAGCTTGGTAGAGGTGATCAGTGAAATTATAGCGGGTGTCTTCGCCTCCAAAACTCAAGAAAACATCATAGTTCTTTTGAGGGATGGAATTAGTAGTAGTCGTagcagaggaagaagaagaagatgaagatgaagatgatgatgaaaagGGTATTAGAAAACTTAGGAACGCAATTATGGAAGCTATTAGGGAATTTATGAAAGGCATGGTtggtttttgtttcaaaatcacAAGAGGGTGTGAGGCTTGATTTCTCTTGTGACTTGAGGATATGTAGCAAGCAAACTTTGCTTAATACATAAACTGTTTCTTAGTAAAAAGCTGGGGAGGTAATTAAGTGGCTTCCACTGACCTTCCTAAGCAACTTCAATATTTGTAGTTTGGTAGATAGGAAAGAAGGACAGCATTCCCAGTGCCGAAAGAAAGAGATtctctcattcttacatttgcttttcttttatcactttttgcttttgttttgttgtCTCACAGGTAGGCCATTCAATTCAATGATCAGCATTTGGTTCTTGCACTTTTCAGTGTATTCTTCAAGCCATGAATGGAATTGAAAGGTAACTGTCAATTTTTTAATGTACGGCTTCACGTTCTCTTTTTTACTTTTGCTTTTGTCATCATTACTGCAATgccatttttcttcaattttcccTGTTGCCTTTCTCTTTTATTATCATTCAGTTCTCTTTGAACGAGCTGAGCGGGGCCAGCGGGCAAAGAAAAGACTTCTGTATACCTTGCGTCTGTTTTTCTTGCCactttttcacttttcttctGTTTTCATTTGGGTGTTGCATGCACTCAActtcccttttaaaaaataaaaatattttactcttactaaataataaaaataatttgttgatttttatttatttcttaatatttaataaaaataaaatattaaaaaaatacgtAACTTAATACTTGacactattaaatattatttagttttaacttatatttaaaattaaataaagaaaacaaatatcatctaagaccttttttttaaacatttcaaTAATTTATCTAACCAAAAGTGAAGAAAACTTGTGTTCCTAGATTATCTGTAATTTATCTAACCAACAGCCccagccaaaaataaaaataaatgcaacCATATCATATTGTTGCAATTGAAGTTGACCGCCACAAAGCTGGAGCAAAC contains the following coding sequences:
- the LOC132253197 gene encoding disease resistance protein RPV1-like, whose translation is MPFINSLIASIIAFLSFLIPFSSSSSSSSSSSSSATTTTNSIPQKNYDVFLSFGGEDTRYNFTDHLYQALLKRGNRTFRDDKLKRGEEIGSELFKVIERSRFSVIVFSKNYADSRWCLNELVKIMECRKEMGQIVLSIFYHVGPSHVRKQTGSFGEAFKNYKEDTKEKKEMVQRWRGALTEAANLSGEHVKDDG